Proteins from a single region of Desulfolutivibrio sulfoxidireducens:
- a CDS encoding AraC family transcriptional regulator → MHASAGVMTITTPDGIWVTPPHLALWVPSMTLHHVRVYGRLSLKTLYILPEAAPHMPLSCRVVPVSPLLRELIVHACAFPRDYDPGGPEGRVMAVILDQMRVLPVAPLYLPMPRDPRLSGLCRRLLDEPGDRRTLPELAAGVGAADRTLLRLFLKETGLTFRIWRRQATLLVALRKLAAGESVTAVALDLGYESQSAFIAMFRRALGVTPGRYFART, encoded by the coding sequence GTGCACGCCTCGGCCGGGGTCATGACCATCACCACCCCGGACGGCATCTGGGTCACCCCGCCGCATCTGGCCCTGTGGGTGCCGTCGATGACCCTGCACCACGTGCGCGTCTACGGCCGGCTTTCCCTCAAGACCCTGTACATCCTGCCCGAGGCCGCGCCGCACATGCCGCTTTCCTGCCGCGTCGTGCCGGTCTCGCCGCTTCTGCGGGAACTGATCGTCCACGCCTGCGCCTTTCCCCGGGACTATGATCCGGGCGGTCCCGAAGGCCGGGTCATGGCCGTGATCCTGGACCAGATGCGGGTATTGCCCGTGGCCCCGTTGTACCTGCCCATGCCCCGGGACCCCAGGCTTTCGGGGCTGTGCCGGCGGCTTCTGGACGAGCCCGGCGACCGGCGCACCCTGCCGGAGTTGGCCGCCGGGGTCGGGGCCGCCGATCGCACCCTGTTGCGGCTTTTTCTCAAGGAAACCGGGCTGACCTTCCGCATCTGGCGCAGGCAGGCCACCCTTTTGGTCGCGTTGCGCAAACTGGCCGCCGGGGAATCGGTCACGGCCGTGGCCCTGGATCTGGGCTACGAGAGCCAAAGCGCGTTCATCGCCATGTTCCGGCGGGCCCTGGGGGTCACGCCGGGACGCTACTTCGCCCGGACATAG
- a CDS encoding MFS transporter produces the protein MNRRQISMLTLAHMFTDINQGALPALLPLLIPRHGLSYAAAAAVVFSSNIASTVVQPAFGYLADKVSWPWLPSAALAMACLGLGLTGLAPTYPLLLLSAMACGVGVAAFHPVGAQLVNLHAGHQKAGAMSIFGVGGTMGFTLGPILAALSTGLWGLDGTAALAGPGCLMAMISAWAFTRKPRQAPAQARTKTGEDVGKAAWGPFARLSGTIICRSMLFFGFNTFIPLYWINVLGQSESAGATALTVFAASTVVGSLSGGRLADRHSKPRIIFFSYIALIPMIPVFLSMTSPFAALAMLVPMGLGLSVPYSAMIVLGQSYLPGRIGLSSGVTLGLAISIGGIAAPILGMVADAHGLHTAMASTMVLPVLSAAIAWTLPRSKAATTRVKAA, from the coding sequence ATGAATCGCCGTCAGATTTCCATGTTGACCCTGGCGCACATGTTTACGGACATCAACCAGGGGGCTCTGCCCGCCCTGTTGCCCCTTTTGATCCCCCGCCACGGCCTGTCCTACGCGGCGGCCGCCGCCGTGGTCTTCTCCTCCAACATCGCCTCCACCGTGGTCCAGCCGGCCTTCGGGTATCTGGCCGACAAGGTGTCCTGGCCGTGGCTGCCCTCGGCGGCCCTGGCCATGGCCTGCCTGGGACTGGGGTTGACCGGGCTGGCCCCGACGTATCCGCTGCTGCTTTTGTCGGCGATGGCCTGCGGCGTGGGCGTGGCCGCGTTCCATCCCGTGGGGGCCCAACTGGTCAACCTCCACGCCGGGCACCAGAAGGCCGGGGCCATGAGCATCTTCGGGGTGGGTGGGACCATGGGCTTCACCCTTGGTCCCATCCTGGCCGCCCTGTCCACGGGCCTTTGGGGCCTTGACGGAACGGCGGCCCTGGCCGGGCCGGGGTGCCTGATGGCCATGATCTCGGCCTGGGCCTTCACCCGCAAGCCGCGGCAGGCACCAGCCCAGGCCAGAACCAAGACAGGGGAAGACGTCGGCAAAGCGGCCTGGGGACCGTTCGCGCGACTCTCGGGCACGATCATCTGCCGATCCATGCTCTTTTTCGGCTTCAACACGTTCATCCCCCTGTACTGGATCAACGTGCTGGGACAGTCGGAAAGCGCCGGGGCCACGGCCCTGACCGTGTTCGCGGCCTCCACGGTGGTGGGGTCGCTGTCCGGCGGGCGTCTGGCCGACCGGCACAGCAAGCCGCGCATCATCTTTTTCAGCTACATAGCGCTCATCCCCATGATCCCTGTCTTTTTGTCCATGACCTCCCCCTTCGCGGCCCTGGCCATGCTCGTGCCCATGGGGCTTGGGCTGTCCGTGCCCTACAGCGCCATGATCGTCCTGGGGCAGAGCTATCTGCCTGGCCGGATAGGGCTTTCCTCGGGCGTAACCCTGGGCCTGGCCATCTCCATCGGCGGCATCGCCGCGCCGATTCTGGGCATGGTGGCCGACGCCCACGGCCTGCATACCGCCATGGCCTCGACCATGGTCCTTCCGGTCCTAAGCGCGGCCATCGCCTGGACCCTGCCCCGCTCCAAGGCGGCCACGACCAGGGTGAAGGCCGCGTAA
- a CDS encoding cupin domain-containing protein yields the protein MRKTNLFEAGPFRDTGFGKLLVHDSPYFKIINFNFEPGQELPIHSHDIEGQLSIAVIEGQGEFLAEGGAMPARAGDVLTADIAEPHGVRAITRMRVLVTIAPPI from the coding sequence ATGAGGAAGACGAACCTGTTCGAGGCGGGACCGTTTCGCGACACCGGCTTCGGCAAGCTTCTGGTACACGATTCGCCGTACTTCAAGATCATCAACTTCAACTTCGAGCCCGGCCAGGAACTGCCCATTCATTCCCACGACATCGAGGGCCAGCTTTCCATCGCGGTCATCGAGGGCCAGGGGGAATTTCTGGCCGAGGGCGGCGCCATGCCCGCCCGGGCCGGGGACGTGCTCACGGCGGACATCGCCGAGCCGCATGGAGTGCGGGCCATAACCCGCATGCGGGTCCTGGTGACCATCGCCCCGCCCATCTGA
- the hcp gene encoding hydroxylamine reductase has protein sequence MFCYQCEQTAKGIGCDKLGVCGKKPEVSDLQDLLVYALCGLSQVAHAARQKGVTDPEINHFTMAAMFSTLTNVNFDPERFPALIAKAVALRKELAAKAGVAVSGGPAEYEPAADLAGLEAQGHEHGLKNIPAMDPDVLSLKHTLIFGLKGVAAYADHAAILGHTDDAVAEFTHKALAAVFDPSLDLAAMVELVLGCGQANLKAMELLDAANTGTYGHPVPTEVPLGAKKGKAILVSGHDLKDLHDLLKQTEGQGIYIYTHGEMLPCHGYPELKKFTHFYGHYGTAWQNQFKEFAAFPGAILMTTNCIQKPAASYHDNIFTTGLVGWPGVTHVTNGDFGPVIERALALPGFAEDTDKGSVMVGFGHNAVLGVAGAVIDAVKAGKIRHFFLVAGCDGAKPGRNYYTEFVEKAPADTVILTLACGKFRFFDKKLGDIGGIPRLLDMGQCNDAYSAIQVAVALAGAFGCGVNDLPLSMILSWYEQKAVAILLTLLSLGIKNIRLGPSLPAFLSPNVLKYLVDTYDIKPITTPDEDLKAILG, from the coding sequence ATGTTCTGTTACCAGTGCGAACAGACCGCCAAAGGCATCGGCTGCGACAAGCTCGGCGTGTGCGGCAAAAAACCCGAGGTCTCCGATCTCCAGGACCTGTTGGTCTACGCCCTGTGCGGGCTGTCCCAGGTGGCCCACGCCGCCAGGCAGAAGGGCGTGACCGACCCCGAGATCAACCATTTCACCATGGCCGCCATGTTCTCCACCCTGACCAACGTCAATTTCGATCCCGAGCGCTTTCCGGCCCTGATCGCAAAGGCCGTGGCCCTGCGCAAGGAACTGGCGGCCAAGGCCGGCGTGGCCGTTTCCGGCGGTCCGGCGGAGTATGAGCCGGCGGCGGACCTTGCGGGGCTGGAGGCCCAGGGGCACGAGCATGGCCTGAAAAACATCCCAGCTATGGACCCGGACGTGTTGTCCCTCAAGCACACGCTGATCTTCGGGCTCAAGGGCGTGGCCGCCTACGCCGACCACGCGGCCATCCTGGGGCATACGGACGACGCCGTGGCCGAGTTCACCCACAAGGCCCTGGCGGCGGTTTTCGACCCCTCCCTGGACCTGGCGGCCATGGTCGAGTTGGTGCTCGGCTGCGGCCAGGCCAACCTCAAGGCCATGGAGCTTCTCGACGCGGCCAACACCGGGACCTACGGCCATCCCGTGCCCACCGAGGTGCCGCTGGGGGCCAAAAAGGGCAAGGCCATCCTGGTCTCTGGCCATGACCTCAAAGACCTGCACGACCTGTTGAAGCAGACCGAGGGCCAGGGAATATACATCTACACCCACGGCGAGATGCTGCCCTGCCACGGCTATCCGGAACTCAAAAAGTTCACGCACTTTTACGGCCACTACGGCACGGCCTGGCAGAACCAGTTCAAGGAATTCGCGGCCTTCCCCGGGGCCATCCTCATGACCACCAACTGCATCCAGAAGCCGGCCGCCTCCTACCACGACAACATCTTCACCACGGGTCTTGTGGGCTGGCCCGGCGTGACCCATGTCACAAACGGGGATTTCGGGCCGGTCATCGAAAGGGCCCTGGCCCTGCCCGGCTTTGCCGAGGACACGGACAAGGGCTCGGTCATGGTCGGTTTCGGCCACAACGCGGTATTGGGCGTGGCCGGCGCGGTCATCGACGCGGTCAAGGCCGGCAAGATCCGCCACTTCTTCCTGGTGGCCGGCTGCGACGGGGCCAAGCCCGGCCGCAACTACTACACCGAGTTCGTGGAAAAGGCCCCGGCCGACACCGTGATCCTGACCCTGGCCTGCGGCAAGTTCCGCTTCTTCGACAAAAAGCTCGGGGACATCGGCGGCATCCCCCGCCTTCTGGACATGGGCCAGTGCAACGACGCCTATTCGGCCATCCAGGTGGCCGTGGCCCTGGCAGGGGCCTTCGGCTGCGGGGTCAATGACCTGCCCCTGTCCATGATCCTGTCCTGGTACGAGCAAAAGGCCGTGGCCATCCTTTTGACCCTTCTGTCCCTGGGCATCAAGAACATCCGGCTGGGACCGTCCCTGCCGGCCTTCCTGAGTCCCAACGTATTGAAATACCTGGTGGACACCTACGACATCAAACCCATCACCACCCCGGACGAGGACCTGAAAGCCATCCTCGGATAG
- a CDS encoding response regulator translates to MKILVVEDDATSREVLFSILSEIGPCDVAADGEEALRVFGAAMDTGQPYDLVCLDILLPRMDGQEVLRRIRGLEAQASEGLGGLGGVETKVVMISALSDPKNVVEAFYRGGATAYVPKPIDRDHLFQVLGKLGVGA, encoded by the coding sequence ATGAAGATTCTGGTCGTGGAAGACGACGCCACCAGCCGTGAGGTGCTTTTTTCCATCCTCTCCGAAATCGGCCCCTGCGACGTGGCCGCCGACGGGGAGGAGGCCCTGCGCGTCTTCGGCGCGGCCATGGACACGGGACAGCCCTATGACCTGGTCTGCCTGGACATCCTTTTGCCCCGCATGGACGGGCAGGAGGTACTCCGGAGAATCCGGGGGCTGGAGGCCCAGGCCTCGGAGGGCCTGGGGGGCCTGGGGGGCGTCGAGACCAAGGTGGTGATGATTTCGGCCCTCTCCGATCCCAAAAACGTGGTGGAGGCCTTTTATCGCGGCGGGGCCACGGCCTACGTGCCCAAGCCCATCGACCGCGATCATCTGTTTCAGGTTCTGGGCAAGCTTGGCGTGGGGGCCTGA
- a CDS encoding glycosyl transferase, producing MAAASDILASVITPSRGDRPRALAQAGRSLDAAVARAVAQGRVRPGQVQWLVGFDGVKGLRPEVDTPATFVDFPRSGNFGNRIRDSLIKLAAGSRLLFLDDDNALTDNALTSFLGHMDAEMVIARIDVSRAFDIPLLPRPGNAQDAVRQGNIDPLCLCLSRELVTGPGRGWSGEGGYESDFLNIRRYFRRARSWVILEDVVGVYDAGRGLDPEGMNERQKGKPAKK from the coding sequence GTGGCCGCCGCATCCGATATTCTGGCAAGCGTCATCACCCCCAGTCGCGGCGACAGGCCCCGGGCCCTGGCCCAGGCCGGACGCAGCCTGGATGCGGCCGTGGCCCGGGCCGTGGCCCAGGGACGCGTCCGGCCTGGGCAGGTCCAATGGCTGGTGGGATTCGATGGCGTCAAGGGGCTTCGCCCCGAGGTGGACACGCCGGCCACGTTCGTTGACTTCCCCAGGTCCGGCAATTTCGGCAACCGCATCCGGGACAGCCTCATCAAACTGGCCGCGGGCTCGCGTCTGCTATTTCTGGACGACGACAACGCCCTGACCGACAACGCCCTGACCAGCTTTCTTGGGCACATGGACGCCGAGATGGTCATCGCCCGCATCGACGTGAGCCGGGCCTTCGACATCCCCCTGCTGCCGCGCCCCGGAAACGCGCAAGACGCCGTGCGCCAGGGAAACATCGACCCCCTGTGCCTGTGTCTTTCCCGGGAACTGGTGACCGGGCCCGGGCGCGGCTGGAGCGGGGAGGGCGGCTACGAGTCGGATTTTTTGAACATCCGCAGGTACTTCCGAAGGGCGCGATCATGGGTCATCCTGGAGGACGTGGTCGGCGTCTACGACGCCGGGCGCGGCCTGGACCCGGAAGGGATGAACGAGAGGCAGAAAGGGAAGCCCGCAAAAAAATGA
- a CDS encoding bifunctional acetate--CoA ligase family protein/GNAT family N-acetyltransferase, with product MSISNLDSLFKPNSVAVIGATNEPGHVGAVLMKNLLGGKFLGPVMPVNPGLDAVSGVLAYKSVDTMPLTPDLGVICTPPETAPEYLKDLGKRGTRAAVVLSPGYHKLSRQDKKGLQTRMIEAAAPYGVRILGPSGLGLIIPGIGLNCSLAASDAKPGRIAFISQSASLFTAVLDWAGTKGIGFSYIVSLGDRADLTYGDIIDYLSSDPHTRSILLYVEAVTNARAFMSASRAAARNKPVLVIKPGRMLWTVTPPGPDEGRDEVYDEAFRRGGMLRVFEIDALFDAAQTLARSRPLRGDRLAILTNGGSVGMMAADALLAGGGKLADFSDETKKALDDLLGSNWLRDSIIDMSFDAEAGHYEKALRILLKEPGVNAILIIHVPFASVSGLEAARAAATVLGKSSRTVLACWMGYEQTGEEVRVLSEAGIPTYDTPDKAVGAFVHLVRHRRNQELLMEMPASLPTDFYPDLDAAKAVVSRALAEGREDLSEPEAKAVLAAYGVPAIASRVARDAGDAVAQATALGFPVAIKILSPDIPQPFDVGGIALDLETPEAVRESAESILVRVAGIRPDARVEGFIVQEMGRRLGARELFIQARVDPVFGPCVVFGQGGLSGRTTRDKAVALPPLNMPLARDLIFRTRISAYLAGTEADPGVDIDAICLTLIQVSQLITDVDRICAIDVNPLLADAKGVVVLGARVRIDVSREPDPHRLAIRPYPRELEECTVLKNGRKVLLRPIRPEDEPAHFEFFKRLSPEDLRFRFFGVVRELSHMEMARLTQIDYEREMAFIATAPGDDGKPETLGVVRASTKPDNSSAEFAIIVRSDQKGHGLGRMLMEKMVRYCRERGTRILSGQALLENAGMQGLAHKLGFDVSKNFDEEVAEMILDLQAPTPSLPRT from the coding sequence GTGAGCATAAGCAACCTCGATTCCCTGTTCAAACCGAACTCCGTGGCCGTCATCGGGGCCACCAACGAGCCCGGCCACGTTGGCGCGGTGCTCATGAAAAACCTTTTGGGCGGGAAATTCCTGGGCCCGGTCATGCCGGTCAATCCCGGGCTCGACGCCGTGTCCGGTGTGCTCGCCTACAAGTCCGTGGACACCATGCCCCTGACCCCGGACCTGGGGGTCATCTGCACCCCGCCGGAGACCGCCCCGGAGTACCTCAAGGATCTGGGCAAGCGCGGCACCCGGGCCGCCGTGGTGCTTTCCCCGGGCTACCACAAGCTTTCCCGCCAGGACAAAAAGGGCCTTCAGACGCGCATGATCGAGGCCGCCGCGCCCTACGGGGTGCGCATCCTGGGGCCAAGCGGCCTGGGGCTGATCATCCCGGGCATCGGGCTCAACTGCTCCCTGGCCGCCTCCGACGCCAAGCCCGGGCGCATCGCCTTTATCTCCCAGTCCGCCTCCCTTTTCACCGCCGTTCTGGACTGGGCCGGGACCAAGGGCATCGGCTTTTCCTACATCGTCTCCCTGGGCGACCGGGCGGATCTGACCTACGGGGACATCATCGACTACTTGAGCTCCGATCCGCACACCCGCTCCATCCTGCTCTACGTCGAGGCCGTGACCAACGCCCGGGCGTTCATGAGCGCGTCCCGGGCCGCGGCCCGCAACAAGCCCGTCCTGGTCATCAAACCCGGCCGCATGCTGTGGACCGTGACCCCTCCCGGCCCGGACGAGGGACGCGACGAGGTCTACGACGAGGCCTTCCGGCGGGGGGGCATGCTTCGGGTCTTCGAGATCGACGCCCTGTTCGACGCGGCCCAGACCCTGGCCAGATCCCGGCCGCTTCGCGGCGACAGGCTGGCCATTTTGACCAACGGCGGCAGCGTGGGCATGATGGCCGCCGACGCCCTGCTCGCGGGCGGCGGCAAGCTGGCGGATTTTTCCGACGAGACGAAAAAGGCCCTGGATGACCTTTTAGGATCCAACTGGCTGCGCGACAGCATCATCGACATGAGCTTCGACGCCGAGGCCGGGCATTACGAAAAGGCCCTGCGCATCCTGCTCAAGGAGCCGGGCGTCAACGCCATCCTGATCATCCACGTGCCCTTCGCCAGCGTCTCGGGCCTGGAGGCGGCCAGGGCCGCGGCCACGGTCCTGGGCAAATCCAGTCGCACGGTCCTGGCCTGCTGGATGGGGTATGAACAGACCGGGGAGGAGGTGCGCGTGCTTTCCGAGGCGGGCATCCCCACCTACGACACCCCGGACAAGGCCGTGGGCGCCTTCGTGCACCTGGTGCGACACCGCCGCAACCAGGAACTGCTCATGGAGATGCCCGCCTCCCTGCCCACGGATTTCTATCCCGACCTGGACGCGGCCAAGGCCGTGGTGTCCCGGGCCCTGGCCGAGGGTCGGGAGGATTTGAGCGAACCCGAGGCCAAGGCCGTTTTGGCCGCCTACGGCGTGCCGGCCATCGCCTCCCGGGTGGCCCGGGACGCCGGGGACGCCGTGGCCCAGGCCACGGCCCTGGGATTTCCCGTGGCCATCAAGATTTTGTCCCCGGACATCCCCCAGCCCTTCGACGTGGGCGGCATCGCCCTGGACCTGGAGACCCCCGAGGCCGTGCGCGAATCCGCCGAGTCCATCCTGGTCCGGGTGGCCGGGATCCGCCCCGACGCCCGGGTGGAGGGGTTCATCGTCCAGGAGATGGGCAGAAGGCTCGGGGCCAGGGAACTCTTCATCCAGGCCCGGGTGGATCCGGTCTTCGGCCCCTGCGTGGTCTTCGGCCAGGGCGGGCTTTCCGGCCGGACCACCCGGGACAAGGCCGTGGCCCTGCCGCCCCTGAACATGCCCCTGGCCAGGGATCTCATCTTCCGCACCCGGATATCGGCCTATCTGGCCGGAACCGAGGCCGATCCCGGGGTGGACATCGACGCCATCTGCCTGACGCTTATCCAGGTTTCCCAACTGATCACCGACGTGGACCGCATCTGCGCCATCGACGTCAACCCGCTTCTGGCCGACGCCAAAGGGGTTGTGGTCCTGGGGGCCCGGGTGCGCATCGACGTCTCGCGGGAGCCCGATCCCCACCGGCTGGCCATCCGGCCCTATCCCCGGGAACTCGAGGAGTGCACGGTCTTAAAAAACGGACGCAAGGTGCTTCTGCGGCCCATCCGTCCCGAGGACGAGCCGGCCCATTTCGAATTTTTCAAACGCCTGTCCCCCGAGGACCTGCGCTTCCGGTTTTTCGGGGTGGTGCGGGAACTCTCGCACATGGAGATGGCCAGACTGACCCAGATCGACTACGAGCGGGAGATGGCCTTTATCGCCACCGCCCCCGGAGACGACGGCAAGCCCGAGACGCTCGGGGTGGTGCGGGCCTCGACCAAACCGGACAACTCCTCGGCCGAATTCGCCATCATCGTGCGTTCGGACCAGAAGGGCCACGGCCTTGGCCGCATGCTCATGGAAAAGATGGTGCGCTACTGCCGCGAACGCGGCACCAGGATTTTAAGCGGCCAGGCGCTTCTGGAAAACGCCGGGATGCAGGGGCTGGCCCACAAGCTGGGGTTCGACGTGTCCAAGAACTTCGACGAGGAAGTGGCCGAGATGATTCTGGACCTTCAGGCCCCCACGCCAAGCTTGCCCAGAACCTGA
- a CDS encoding ATP-binding protein, producing the protein MNATRKIIEIDEELCNGCGQCVTGCAEGALRIVDGKAKLVADRYCDGLGACIGECPTGALTIIERPGEAFDEAAVHEMLAAKKAAPMARGCPSTTVMSLSPCETANIPTALAGSHGTTGPAPARESALSHWPIQLRLIPPEAPFLRGASLLLAADCVPAAFPGYHDFLAGRVVAIGCPKFDDAKDYVARLAAMIRVSGISDITVLEMEVPCCSGMHRLATAAAADAGMNLPIRRIVVSRRGGIMARELVGGGARPRGACACMG; encoded by the coding sequence ATGAACGCCACGCGAAAGATCATCGAGATCGATGAGGAACTGTGCAACGGCTGCGGCCAGTGCGTCACGGGCTGCGCCGAGGGGGCGCTGCGCATCGTGGACGGCAAGGCGAAGCTCGTCGCCGACCGCTACTGCGACGGCCTGGGGGCCTGCATCGGCGAGTGCCCCACGGGCGCGCTCACAATCATCGAACGCCCGGGCGAGGCCTTTGACGAGGCGGCCGTGCACGAGATGCTGGCCGCGAAAAAGGCCGCGCCCATGGCCCGCGGCTGCCCGTCAACCACGGTCATGAGCCTTTCGCCCTGCGAGACGGCCAATATTCCGACCGCGCTCGCCGGATCGCACGGGACGACAGGTCCGGCCCCGGCCAGGGAATCGGCCCTGTCCCACTGGCCCATCCAACTGCGGCTCATCCCGCCCGAGGCCCCGTTTCTTCGCGGCGCGAGCCTGCTTCTGGCCGCGGACTGCGTCCCGGCCGCGTTTCCGGGCTACCATGATTTTCTGGCCGGCCGGGTGGTGGCCATCGGCTGCCCCAAGTTCGACGACGCCAAGGACTACGTGGCCAGGCTTGCGGCCATGATCCGGGTCTCGGGCATATCCGACATCACGGTCCTGGAGATGGAGGTGCCGTGTTGCTCCGGGATGCACCGTCTGGCCACGGCGGCCGCGGCGGACGCCGGCATGAACCTGCCCATCCGGCGCATCGTGGTCTCGCGCCGGGGAGGGATCATGGCCCGGGAGTTGGTCGGCGGCGGGGCCAGGCCCCGGGGCGCCTGCGCCTGCATGGGATAG